From the genome of Sphingobacterium sp. UGAL515B_05:
TCATCATTTGCGTCTTGAAGAATTCGTTGAACAATATATTTGGCAGGTGACTCTCTTAAATCATCGATGTTTGGTTTAAATGCCATGCCCATAAGTGCAATCTTAGGTTCTCTACTGTTTTTAAGTTGAAATTTCTTCCGCTCTTCCCTAACTTTTTCGGCACACCAAAAAGCTTTATGGTTATTAACCTCACGTGCTTTACTAATTATTCTTGATTCCAAAGGAAATTCAGACACAATAAAATATGGATCGACTGCTATACAATGGCCCCCCACCCCGCATCCAGGTTGTAAAATATTAACTCGAGGATGTTTATTTGCCAATTTTATTAACTCCCAAACATTAATGTCCGCTTTATCACAAATTAAAGATAATTCGTTTGCGAAAGCTATTTGTACATCACGTGATGAATTTTCAGTGAGCTTACACATTTCGGCAGTGCGTGCATTTGTAATATGTAGTTCACCTTTGACAAATTTGCTATAAAAAGCTATTGCTTTCTGAGACGACTCCTCATTAATACCACCAATCACACGATCATTATTTACTAACTCATACATTACATTTCCGGGCAAAACCCTCTCTGGGCAATAAGCTAAATAAATCTTACCTTCTAACTCTGGTCTCTTCGAAAAAATAATACTCATCATTTTTTCGGTTGTACCTACTGGCGACGTAGATTCAATGATGTACAAATCGCCTTCCTTTAAAAGAGGTATAATCCCTTCCGTAGCAGCCTGCACATAAGATATATCTGGTTCGTGATCTCCTTTAAAAGGAGTAGGAACAACTATCAAATAGGTATCAGCTAAGATAGCAGTTGTTGAAGCTTTCAAATAACCTTCAGCAACAGCTGAAGCTACCGCCTTATCTAAATCCGGCTCAACAATATGGATCTTTCCAGCATTGATTGTATCTACTACATTTTGAGATATATCAACTCCATGTACAGGAATTTTATTATTTGCAATTAAAGCTGAGGTTGGCAACCCGATATACCCTAAACCTATTGTAACTACTTTGGCATTCATATATTATTGAGATTATTTGGAAGTTATAAAATTAACAATGCGTTGGCAGGCTTTACCGTCTCCATAGGGATTATGTAAAGCTGTCATTTTCAAATATCGATCCCTATCGTTTAATAAAGATTCTGTTTCTTTAACAATTAAATTTTTGTCAGTACCAACTAAAATTACTGTCCCCGCACTAACTGCTTCTGGTCTTTCTGTATTATTACGCATAACTAAAACGGGTTTCCCTATGCTAGGAGCTTCTTCTTGCACTCCTCCCGAATCTGTAATAATCATGTATGACTCATTCATCAGCCACACAAACGTGGGATAGGACAATGGTTCTACTAAGTGAATATTATCTACGTCAGATAATATTTCATATACTGGTTTTTTTACATTTGGATTTAAATGAACCGGATAAATTATTTGAACATTCAGATTATTAATAGCAATTTCTTTTAATGCTTGACAAATATTTATAAATCCCTCTCCATGATTCTCTCTCCGGTGTCCAGTAACTAGAATAAGCTTTTTTGATCTGTCCACTAATTTTTTCAATCTTCCAATTTCTATATTTTCTAGATTTTTAACCCTATCAGTACTTTCAAGTAAGGCATCTATAACTGTATTACCAGTAACCAGAATATCAGATTCGTTCACTCCTTCTCTTAAAAGATTGAGTTTAGCAGCTTCAGTGGGCGCAAAATGATAATCAGCAATCCGCCCAGTTAACTGTCTATTGATTTCCTCAGGAAAAGGAGATCTTTTATTATTAGTACGTAGGCCAGCTTCAACGTGACAAACTTTCGCTCCCCCATAAAAAGACGCTATACTGCCTGCCATTGTTGTACTAGTATCTCCGTGTACGTATACATAATCCGGCTTGTACTCCTCTAGTATTGGCTTTAACCCTAAAATAATATCACATGTTAATCCAAAAAGATTTTGATTAGGTTTCATTAAATCTAAATCATAATCTGGAACAACATTGAAAAATAGTAAAACCTGATCAAGCATTTCTCTATGCTGAGCCGTTACACACACCTTAACATCAACATTGGTATTTTTCTTAAACTCGTTAACTAAAGGAGCCATTTTTATTGCTTCGGGTCTGGTCCCAAAAATTATTAAATTTTTTTGTTTCATTATGAATAGTATTGCTTAAACCAATCAACGAATTGTCTAACCCCATCATCCACGGATGTAGAGCTTTGATACCCTAAATCATTTAATTTTTTTGTGTCAGCCCATGTCTTCGGTACATCACCGTCCTGCATGGGCAACATAATTTTTTCTGCTATTTGCCCTAGGCTATGCTCAAGCGACTTAATAAATTCTAAAAGCGATATAGGAGAACCATTGCCAATGTTAAAAATTTGGTATGGAGGTTTATCTTCTAAAGGAACAGGGTGATCCAAAGCAATTTTTATCCCACTTACAATATCATCAATATACGTAAAGTCACGACTCATGTTTCCATTATTAAATACCTTAATAGACTTTCCAGCAGTGATAGCATTTGCAAATAACATTGGAGCCATATCAGGCCGCCCCCATGGACCATAAACTGTAAAAAAGCGTAGACCAGTTGTTCGAATATTGTACAAATGACTGTACGAATACGCCATCAATTCATTACTTTTCTTAGTAGCAGCATACAAACTGATGGGTTTATCAACGACATCATCTTCTGAAAAAGGGACTTTCTCATTCTCCCCATATACCGATGAACTCGATGCGTAAACCAAATGAGCTATTTTGTTATTACGGCAGCATTCAAGAACATTCAAAAACCCAACAATATTACTATCTATATAAGAAGTGGGGTTTTCGATGCTATAGCGCACACCAGCTTGAGCGGCCAAATTAATAACCGAATCAAATTGATATTTTTCAAATAATACAGGTAAATTTATACGATCTTGCAGGTTTAACTTGACAAATGTGAATCTTCCTTGGTAATTATTTGATTCCAAAATTATATTTTCAGAAGATATATCTACATCATAAACCCCTAGTTGCCTTAGACGATCTAACTTTAAATTAACATCATAATAGTCATTAAGATTATCCAATCCAACGACAACATTTCCGTTGTCTAAAAGTGAACTTACTAAATGAAATCCAATGAATCCCGCAGCTCCGGTAACAAGTATAGTTTTCATATTGCTTTTATTTTACATTGCTACCTATTGAGTAATAGGTAAAGTTTAAAGAATTCATCAATGAACTGTCCAATAAACCGCGCCCATCAAAAACGAAAGATGGACGTTTCATTTTATTTTTAATAAGTTTCCAATCGTAACCTCTAAATTCATCCCATTCCGTTAAAACAGCAATAGCGTGTGCATCTTGTATCATGTCTAAGGGGTCATTAAAAACCTTTAATAACCGCCGATTTTCTTCAATAGAGCGTGTGCCTAAGGAATCTAAATCTCTATAAATCTGCTCAGCTGAAACTTTTGGATCATAAACAACTATACTGGCCTCTTCGTCCAACAAATGATCGGCTACATACATAGCCGGCGACTCGCGAGTATCATTTGTATCTTTTTTAAATGCCCATCCTAAAAAAGCAATTTTCTTCCCGTTCACGGTATTATACATTGTCTGGATAATTTTCTCCGCAAATCGGCTTTTCTGATGATCATTCAAAATAATAACTTGTTCCCAATAATCAGCCACTTCTTTTAGGTTGTATGATCTAGCAATATAAACTAAATTTAGAATATCTTTTTGAAAACATGAGCCTCCAAATCCTACGGAAGATTTTAAAAACTTTGCACCTATGCGGCTGTCTTGACCAATTGCTCTTGAAACCTCGTCGACATTTGCCCCAGTTACTTCACATAATTCCGAAATAGCATTTATTGAGGATACACGTTGGGCTAAAAATGCATTAGCTACTAATTTCGCTAATTCAGAAGACCATAAATTGGTTCTCAAGATTCGTTCCTTCGGTACCCAAGCTTCGTATAAACTAACTAAAGCATTTATCGATTCTGCATCTTCACCACCAATCAAAACACGGTCTGGATTATGAAGATCCGCTATAGCAGTTCCTTCAGCTAAAAACTCTGGATTTGACAGAATATTGAAGTTAACACCATTTCCAGTATTCTCTAATATATTCTTCAATGCTTCAGCCGTCCTTACTGGCAATGTAGATTTTTCAACAACTATTTTATCGCTCTTGGATATAGAAGCGATTTGACGGGCACATAATTCAATATATTTTAAATCAGCCGCCTGCCCTTTTCCTTTACCATATGTTTTTGTAGGTGTATTAACCGATATAAATATCATATCGGCTTCATCAATCGCTTTATTAACATCAGTAGAAAAAAACAAATTTCGCCCACGTGCCTCAGCAACAACAGCGTCTAGCCCAGGCTCGTAAATAGGCAAATTAATTAAATCACTATCATTCCAAGCATCAATGCGTTCCTGATTCAAATCTACTACAGTAACCTGAATGTTTGGATTTTTCTGCGCAATTACTGACATAGTAGGTCCGCCTACGTACCCTGCGCCAATACAGGCTATTTTCCTTATTATCATTATCTGTTATAAACGATTATCAGCTTTATCAGAAATTATTCCCTTAACGTCATAAATAATAGCGTTATCATTTTTAATACGATTAAACTCTATTGTCAAAAATTCGCTATGAGCCACTCCAAGCACGATAGCGTCATATTTATCATTAGGCAACTCAACAAAACTATGAATACCATATTCATGTTTTACTTCCTGAGGATTAGCCCATGGATCAAAAGTAGTTACTTTAACTCCATAATCTTCTAACGCACGAATCACATCCACAATCTTAGTATTGCGAACATCGGGACAATTCTCCTTAAACGTAATCCCAAGCATTAATACTTCGGCACCATTTACATTAATTCCCTTTTTGATCATTGTTTTAACAACCTGAGAAGCTACATACTCACCCATAGAATCATTCAAACGACGGCCGGCCAAAATAATTTCTGGATGGTAGCCATGCTCTTGTGCTTTTTGAGCCAAATAATAAGGATCTACACCAATACAATGCCCGCCGACCAATCCTGGTTTGAATGGTAAGAAGTTCCATTTCGTACCAGCAGCTTCTAAAACGGCATGTGTATCAATATTTAAGATATTAAAAATCTTAGCCAACTCATTGACAAACGCAATATTAATATCACGTTGTGAATTTTCAATCACTTTTGCAGCTTCAGCAACTTTAATACATGGTGCCAAATGTGTTCCTGCGGTAATCACTTCTTTATAAACGGCATCAACTTCCTCCCCGATCTCAGGAGTAGAACCTGATGTCACTTTTAATATTTTCTCAACGGTATGTTGCTTATCACCTGGATTGATGCGCTCGGGTGAATAACCGGCAAAGAAATCTTCGTTAAATTTCAATCCCGAAATTTTCTCCAATACAGGAATACACTCTTCTTCTGTAACACCTGGATATACTGTTGATTCGTAGACCACGATATCTCCTTTCTTTAATACTTTGCCGACTGTCTCTGACGCTTTATATAGCGGTGTTAGGTCAGGGCGATTATTTTTATCTACCGGTGTAGGAACAGTAACCACATAAAAATTTGCATCTTCTATATCGGCCAGTTGGTTTGAGCAGTACAAACCATTTGTATTTGTAGAAAATGGATTTTCATTCACTAAGACTGCCTGAAGAATATCATCTTCGACTTCTAATGTTAGATCTTTCCCTGAACGCAGTTCATCGATACGTTTTTGGTTAATGTCAAAACCCAAAACCGGAAACTTAGTTGCAAATAATCTTGCCAAAGGCAGGCCTACATATCCTAGTCCAATTACAGCTATTTTTTTCATTTCTTTTTTGTCTTTTTAATTGATTAATTCTTATTTCAGATTCTCCCAGTACCACTTCACAGCTTCTTTCAACCCGTTACGGATAACATGAGTTGGCTCGTAGCCTAACAACTGGCGAGCCTTATCAATCGACGCCAGTGAATGTGGGATATCTCCCTGTCTATTTGGCCCATGAACAATCTCCACTTTAGCAATTTCAGCATCGTATGCTGTCAAAAACTCTTTTAGGTAACCAACCAATTGATTCAATGTCGTACGGTCGCCAACAGCCGTGTTATATACCGTGTTAATTGCATCTGGATTGTCGGTAGTCATCGCACGCTCATTCATTTGAATGACGTTGTCGATATAAGTAAAATCGCGTGAGTAATCGCCAGTACCATTGATTACTGGACTTTCGTGGTTCATAAATTTCTTCACAAACAATGGGATAACGGCAGCGTAAGCGCCGTTAGGATCCTGACGGCGGCCAAATACATTGAAGTAGCGAAGCCCAACCGTTTCTAAGCCATAAGTCTTCGAAAAAATATCTGCATATAATTCATTAACGTATTTTGTAATTGCATAGGGAGATAATGGCTTTCCGATAACATCTTCAACTTTGGGAAGACTTTCAGAATCGCCATAAGTGGACGAAGATGCTGCATAGATAAATCGCTTTACTCCAGCATCTCGAGCTGCAACTAACATATTCAAGAAACCTGTCACATTTACTTCATTGGATGTTTGAGGATCTTTAATCGAACGTGGAACTGACCCCAAAGCAGCTTGGTGCAATACATAGTCAACACCTTCAATAGCCTTTTGGCAATCTGCATTATTCCGAATATCACCTTCGATTAAGGTGAAATTTGGATTGCTATCATGCTGTGCGATATTGTGGCGATGGCCTGTAGCAAAATTGTCTAGTACCACAACTTGATGGCTTTTACCTAAAAAATGCTCTACGAGATTTGAGCCTATAAAGCCGGCTCCTCCTGTAATTAATATTTTACTCATCTTTTGACGTAATTATATGGTAGAATGATTTGTATACAAAATAATATAACGCTGTTCTTCAATAGTTTTCTGAAAAGAAAGATTGACCTGCTTTCCCAATTTTTTCCCAACCTTGTCCGCTAACAGCAATAAATATGCCTGATTTATATTTTCACCTAAAACTAATACGTCAATTTTTCCTGAATCTACTCCTCCAGCATAATCCCCAACCAAACTAACTTCTTGAATATCTCCCGCTTGCTGTAGTATATTATCTATAATTTCATCAATTCCCAAATAGGTATGAATTAATTTTTGAAGAGGTGCAAATAAAGAATGTTTTGTGTTGGCTCGGTATAGGATTTTATTTTTTTCTGTACTCTTTTCTAAATACCCTGCTTCGGACAATTGGTTCAGTTCTTTTCGTATGGCATTGGTTGATTCTTGAAACTCATCCGCAAGACCTCTTAAATGTGATTGGTTACTTGCCGATACAAAAAACTTGATCAGTAGCTTCAGTCGCGTCTTGGATGTAATTAAAGAGTCTAGCATGGTATAGTTCAGATTGAGTAACAAAAGTACTCAATCTGATTTTATTTATCAAATTAAATTATTGTTAAACAATGATCAATTGTCTATTCGCCAATTGCATAATAGTCAAAGCCTAATTTTTTCAGTCCAGCGCTATCCAATAATTTCCGCCCATCAAATACAAAGGAAGGCTTCTTCATTTCTTTCTTGATCATCGCCCAATCATATTCCTTAAACTCATCCCATTCTGTTAATACCGTAGCAGCATGAGCCTCGCGTAGAGCTTCATAAGGATCATCAACAACCGTTACCAAACGGCGATTTTCCTCAGCTGAGCGAGTTTTTAAATAATCCAGATCCCTATAAATTTGTTCAGCCGACACTTTTGGATCGTAAACCACAAGATGTGCCTCCTCATCCAACAGATGATCGGCTACATAAATAGCAGCAGATTCCCGCGTATCGTTCGTGTCTTTTTTAAAAGCCCAGCCTAAAAAGGCAATTTTCTTCCCGTTTACGGTATTATACATGGTCTGGATAATCCGTTCTGCAAATCGCGATTTTTGATGGTCGTTTAAAATAATTACCTGTTCCCAGTAATCAGCTACAGCAGCCAGGTTGTAACTTCGTGCGATGTAAACAAGATTGAGAATATCTTTCTGGAAACAAGAACCTCCGAAACCTACCGAAGCCTTCAGAAACTTAGGCCCAATGCGGCTATCATGGCCAATCGCTCGAGACACTTCATCCACATTGGCCCCCGTCACCTCACACAACTCCGAAATCGCATTGATAGACGAAACACGCTGGGCCAAAAAAGCATTTGCAACTAATTTAGATAATTCTGAAGACCATAAATTAGTCGTAAGTATACGTTCTTGTGGAACCCAGGCGGCATATATCTGCACCAGCGCCTGAATAGCATCTTCGTCTTCACCACCAATAAGCACTCTGTCTGGATTGTGTAAATCCGCAACGGCTGTTCCTTCAGCTAAAAATTCCGGATTGGAGAGAATAGCAAAGTTGACGCCGTTCCCTGTATCGTCCAATATACTTTTTAGCGCTGCAGCCGTGCGGACTGGCAAAGTGGATTTCTCGACAATTATTTTATCGCCCTGAGCAACCCGAGCAATCTGCCGCGCACATAATTCAATATATTTTAAATCTGCAGCCTGCCCCTTCCCTTTACCATAGGTTTTTGTGGGCGTATTGACGGATATAAAGATCATGTCCGCCTCATCAATAGCCGCTTCAACATTTGTCGAAAAAAACAAATTCCGCCCGCGAGCTTCCCCTACCACAGCATCAAGACCAGGCTCATAAATTGGAAGCAGGCTAAGATCCTCGTTATTCCACGCATCTATGCGTTGTTGATTCAGGTCAACAACCGTTACCTGAATAGCAGGATTCATCTGCGCAATAACTGACATTGTTGGCCCCCCTACATATCCCGCTCCTATACAAGCAATTTTCTTTATTTTTTTCATTTTTCTATATGCCTAATTTCTATAATTCAATTTTCTTTTAATCAGCAAACCATTATTCTGCTAAAGATAGGAATATGCCCCGAATTTGCGGCCAAAAGAAAGTGACGATAATAAGCTTAACGTAAAATCCACGTGGAACATCATCATGAATAAGAATAAAGAAACCCCGGCAAGCAGGGTTCCTTTGAGTTAAATAGGTATTTAATATGGAATAAAAACACGTAAATTATTTATTGACCAAATCACCCGGCTTTTCGGAATGATTATGATATACGCCCATCATGGGAAGAACAGTACTAAATGCTTTCTTTTCCCCATCCGTATAGTTAATTACACCTCGTATCCTGACTTTATAATTAGTTAGATCAATTTCTTTTGTTTTATCCGATACGATCCGGAAGCGTACAGATACTTCAAAAGAAGTATTTTCACTTTCTTTAAAAGGTAGAAATAAAGCTGCTGCAGCTTTATTTCTACCTTGGAGTCTGTTGATCGGACGTCTTTCACCACAATATTATTGACATCCTCCCGAAATCGCTCGCCCCGAAACACCAGCGCCCCGTGGGTTGCTCGGAAACTACCACTATACTGTCCAGGATGATCCTGAAAACGGTAGTAAACATACATGGATACATCAGTAGGTTTTTTCTTTCTAGAAGAAAAAAACCGAAATAAAGCATACGCTACTGCAATAAACAGAAATATATAAAAATACATCATAATCAACTCGTCATTCTATCTGAATGTCAATATCCTTGCGTTCGTAGATATTCCTCTAAATGCGTATAACAAAAGTAACAAGTAATTGTGGACAGAAACAGAGACCCTAGGGTCTTATTTACAATTAGGAAAATAAAAGCTTATTAGGTTTAATGAAAATAATGCATTTTTGTTTGCCTTATGAAGCCAAATATTATTGTCACCATCTTAATGTTGCTCTGCATAGCAACCATCCGTTTCGGAGGAGATGCGATGATGGCCAATAATCAGGTTGCAGTACAGACTTGCATCGCCAAAAACTCGCCTCTACTCATTGCAAAGGAATCCGCTGAGTATACCAATCCGATATATTACTATCATCATTCCGTCCTTTTTGCTCCCCTCAACCGAATTAAAAGGGAAGTTGATCAAGAAAAAGGCATTTTCTGGCTCAAAAAGGAAATAAGTCTTTCAGACAGCTTAACAACAGGCAATTATGTCTTATCCTTCGACAATTTAACGTATGTCAATCTCACCGTAATCGATTCAAAAGGTGAAATCGTATATAAAAAGAAATCAGGTTTGTTCCGTAAACGCAAGGATCTGGATCCGCGAGATGGCCGTGATCATTTTGTTTTAAACCTGGAAGCGGGAAAACCCTATACCATATTGCTCCGGGTAAAACATAGCAAAGGCTACACACCGCT
Proteins encoded in this window:
- the wecC gene encoding UDP-N-acetyl-D-mannosamine dehydrogenase, with the protein product MNAKVVTIGLGYIGLPTSALIANNKIPVHGVDISQNVVDTINAGKIHIVEPDLDKAVASAVAEGYLKASTTAILADTYLIVVPTPFKGDHEPDISYVQAATEGIIPLLKEGDLYIIESTSPVGTTEKMMSIIFSKRPELEGKIYLAYCPERVLPGNVMYELVNNDRVIGGINEESSQKAIAFYSKFVKGELHITNARTAEMCKLTENSSRDVQIAFANELSLICDKADINVWELIKLANKHPRVNILQPGCGVGGHCIAVDPYFIVSEFPLESRIISKAREVNNHKAFWCAEKVREERKKFQLKNSREPKIALMGMAFKPNIDDLRESPAKYIVQRILQDANDEEYYIVEPNISEHSLFKLTNYQEAVDRSDIIVFLVAHKEFKNMSISSDKIVLDFCGVHL
- the wecB gene encoding non-hydrolyzing UDP-N-acetylglucosamine 2-epimerase; this encodes MKQKNLIIFGTRPEAIKMAPLVNEFKKNTNVDVKVCVTAQHREMLDQVLLFFNVVPDYDLDLMKPNQNLFGLTCDIILGLKPILEEYKPDYVYVHGDTSTTMAGSIASFYGGAKVCHVEAGLRTNNKRSPFPEEINRQLTGRIADYHFAPTEAAKLNLLREGVNESDILVTGNTVIDALLESTDRVKNLENIEIGRLKKLVDRSKKLILVTGHRRENHGEGFINICQALKEIAINNLNVQIIYPVHLNPNVKKPVYEILSDVDNIHLVEPLSYPTFVWLMNESYMIITDSGGVQEEAPSIGKPVLVMRNNTERPEAVSAGTVILVGTDKNLIVKETESLLNDRDRYLKMTALHNPYGDGKACQRIVNFITSK
- a CDS encoding NAD-dependent epimerase, whose protein sequence is MKTILVTGAAGFIGFHLVSSLLDNGNVVVGLDNLNDYYDVNLKLDRLRQLGVYDVDISSENIILESNNYQGRFTFVKLNLQDRINLPVLFEKYQFDSVINLAAQAGVRYSIENPTSYIDSNIVGFLNVLECCRNNKIAHLVYASSSSVYGENEKVPFSEDDVVDKPISLYAATKKSNELMAYSYSHLYNIRTTGLRFFTVYGPWGRPDMAPMLFANAITAGKSIKVFNNGNMSRDFTYIDDIVSGIKIALDHPVPLEDKPPYQIFNIGNGSPISLLEFIKSLEHSLGQIAEKIMLPMQDGDVPKTWADTKKLNDLGYQSSTSVDDGVRQFVDWFKQYYS
- a CDS encoding nucleotide sugar dehydrogenase gives rise to the protein MIIRKIACIGAGYVGGPTMSVIAQKNPNIQVTVVDLNQERIDAWNDSDLINLPIYEPGLDAVVAEARGRNLFFSTDVNKAIDEADMIFISVNTPTKTYGKGKGQAADLKYIELCARQIASISKSDKIVVEKSTLPVRTAEALKNILENTGNGVNFNILSNPEFLAEGTAIADLHNPDRVLIGGEDAESINALVSLYEAWVPKERILRTNLWSSELAKLVANAFLAQRVSSINAISELCEVTGANVDEVSRAIGQDSRIGAKFLKSSVGFGGSCFQKDILNLVYIARSYNLKEVADYWEQVIILNDHQKSRFAEKIIQTMYNTVNGKKIAFLGWAFKKDTNDTRESPAMYVADHLLDEEASIVVYDPKVSAEQIYRDLDSLGTRSIEENRRLLKVFNDPLDMIQDAHAIAVLTEWDEFRGYDWKLIKNKMKRPSFVFDGRGLLDSSLMNSLNFTYYSIGSNVK
- a CDS encoding nucleotide sugar dehydrogenase, yielding MKKIAVIGLGYVGLPLARLFATKFPVLGFDINQKRIDELRSGKDLTLEVEDDILQAVLVNENPFSTNTNGLYCSNQLADIEDANFYVVTVPTPVDKNNRPDLTPLYKASETVGKVLKKGDIVVYESTVYPGVTEEECIPVLEKISGLKFNEDFFAGYSPERINPGDKQHTVEKILKVTSGSTPEIGEEVDAVYKEVITAGTHLAPCIKVAEAAKVIENSQRDINIAFVNELAKIFNILNIDTHAVLEAAGTKWNFLPFKPGLVGGHCIGVDPYYLAQKAQEHGYHPEIILAGRRLNDSMGEYVASQVVKTMIKKGINVNGAEVLMLGITFKENCPDVRNTKIVDVIRALEDYGVKVTTFDPWANPQEVKHEYGIHSFVELPNDKYDAIVLGVAHSEFLTIEFNRIKNDNAIIYDVKGIISDKADNRL
- a CDS encoding SDR family oxidoreductase; the protein is MSKILITGGAGFIGSNLVEHFLGKSHQVVVLDNFATGHRHNIAQHDSNPNFTLIEGDIRNNADCQKAIEGVDYVLHQAALGSVPRSIKDPQTSNEVNVTGFLNMLVAARDAGVKRFIYAASSSTYGDSESLPKVEDVIGKPLSPYAITKYVNELYADIFSKTYGLETVGLRYFNVFGRRQDPNGAYAAVIPLFVKKFMNHESPVINGTGDYSRDFTYIDNVIQMNERAMTTDNPDAINTVYNTAVGDRTTLNQLVGYLKEFLTAYDAEIAKVEIVHGPNRQGDIPHSLASIDKARQLLGYEPTHVIRNGLKEAVKWYWENLK
- a CDS encoding ArsR family transcriptional regulator; this encodes MLDSLITSKTRLKLLIKFFVSASNQSHLRGLADEFQESTNAIRKELNQLSEAGYLEKSTEKNKILYRANTKHSLFAPLQKLIHTYLGIDEIIDNILQQAGDIQEVSLVGDYAGGVDSGKIDVLVLGENINQAYLLLLADKVGKKLGKQVNLSFQKTIEEQRYIILYTNHSTI
- a CDS encoding nucleotide sugar dehydrogenase, coding for MKKIKKIACIGAGYVGGPTMSVIAQMNPAIQVTVVDLNQQRIDAWNNEDLSLLPIYEPGLDAVVGEARGRNLFFSTNVEAAIDEADMIFISVNTPTKTYGKGKGQAADLKYIELCARQIARVAQGDKIIVEKSTLPVRTAAALKSILDDTGNGVNFAILSNPEFLAEGTAVADLHNPDRVLIGGEDEDAIQALVQIYAAWVPQERILTTNLWSSELSKLVANAFLAQRVSSINAISELCEVTGANVDEVSRAIGHDSRIGPKFLKASVGFGGSCFQKDILNLVYIARSYNLAAVADYWEQVIILNDHQKSRFAERIIQTMYNTVNGKKIAFLGWAFKKDTNDTRESAAIYVADHLLDEEAHLVVYDPKVSAEQIYRDLDYLKTRSAEENRRLVTVVDDPYEALREAHAATVLTEWDEFKEYDWAMIKKEMKKPSFVFDGRKLLDSAGLKKLGFDYYAIGE